From a single Silene latifolia isolate original U9 population chromosome 6, ASM4854445v1, whole genome shotgun sequence genomic region:
- the LOC141588429 gene encoding ubiquitin-like-specific protease ESD4, protein MEVTREALHSLGPKGLIMDEVIDIFGIKCTLSRRNLLYLPTTIFGLHRENNPEIWGAHIKDSYTPLAGSHIDKVFIPFHSNTLPLHWWACVCDIKQGKNFILDSCVVVNVDPDNKHAKEIVHHVSAILGESYKYLEFMHTNEFVNLEVPQQTTSYDCGIFLLKWLSALDDDSLWTKSEYFEKLTQYRKSIILELLRWDKNTKKGHLYDLCS, encoded by the exons atggaagtcacaagagaAGCTTTGCATAGCCTTGGACCGAAAGGCCTTATTATGGATGAG gtcattgatatatttggaaTTAAGTGCACACTTAGTAGAAGAAATTTactctacttgccaacaacaataTTT GGTCTTCATCGAGAAAACAACCCCGAAATTTGGGGTGCACACATAAAGGACAGTTACACTCCACTTGCTGGTAGCCATATCGACAAG GTTTTTATCCCTTTCCATAGTAACACGCTGCCGCTGCATTGGTGGGCTTGTGTCTGTGATATAAAGCAGGGAAAAAATTTCATCCTTGACTCATGCGTGGTTGTTAATGTGGATCCTGACAACAAGCATGCCAaagagatt GTACATCATGTTTCAGCTATTTTGGGAGAGTCATATAAATATTtggagttcatgcacacgaacGAATTTGTCAATCTCgaagtccctcaacaaacaacaag TTATGATTGTGGAATTTTTCTGTTGAAGTGGTTGAGTGCCTTGGACGATGATAGTTTATGGACCAaaagtgaatattttgag AAATTGACACAATATCGAAAATCGATCATATTGGAACTACTTAGAtgggataaaaatactaaaaag GGTCACTTATATGACTTATGTAGCTAA